In Aeromicrobium sp. A1-2, the DNA window GCTGCTCGTCGCGATGCCCATGTTCCACGTCGGCGGCTGCTCGTACGCGCTGCTGGGGCCCGTCGTCGGCGCGCCCGGCTACATCATCAGCGAGGTCGATGGAGCTTTGTTGGCCGGCGGAGTCATGGCTGGCTGCACGCACGTGTTCCTCGTCCCGGCTGTTGTCGCCGCGCTGGTCGCCGCCGGACCGCAGGTCATGGGCCTGTTCGGCAAGCTCAAGGCGTTCGGCTATGGCGCGGCACCCATGCCACTTCCCGTGCTACGCGCGGCGATGGAAGCGTGGCCCAACACCGAGTTTCAGCAGGTCTATGGGATGACCGAGTTCGGTGGCGTCATCACAGTCCTGAACGACGCGGCCCACCGCGACACGGCCCACCCCGAACGCCTCGTGTCGGCTGGCCTGCCCGTGGACCACGCCGAGATGAAGATCGTCGACCCGGTGTCGCTGCGGGACATGCCGCAGGGCGAGTCCGGCGAGGTCTGGTTCCGCACGCCACAGGCCACGATCGGCTACCTCGGGAAGCCCGAGGCGACTGCGGAGCTCATCACCGCCGACGGCTGGGTCCGCACGGGCGATCTCGGTCGGGTCGACGAGGACGGCTTCTTGTTCATCGAGGACCGGATCAAGGACATGATCATCACGGGCGGCGAAAACGTCTACTCCCCCGAGGTCGAACGCATCCTCGCCGAGCACCCCGCGGTCGCCGAGATCGCGATCATCGGCGTGCCTGACGACCGGTGGGGAGAGGCGGTCAAGGCCGTCGTCGCATTCCACCCCGACCAGACCGCGACCCCCGAGGAGCTCATCGCCTTCGCCCGGGAGCGACTTGCCGGCTACAAGGCTCCGTCGACCATCGACATCGTCGAGGCGCTGCCGCGCAATCCCTCCGGCAAGATCCTCAAGCGCGACCTGCGCAAGCCCTACTGGGGGGACGGCCGTCAGGTCTGAGCCCGACCCAAAAAGACAACGTGGCCCCGACCATCCAGGGGAGGGGCCGGGACCACGATGGCTCAAGCGTATCGCTTCGAGCTGGCGTCACCACACCAGCACCATGACAGGACTCTCACCCGACCCGTACCCTTCACGGCATGCCTCTGGCACCATTGCCCACCTCCTGGCTGCCGTCCGACACGGCCCTGACGGGTCGTCGCGACGTCGGCGTCGCGGCTGCGAGCTGACCGCATGGCACTCGTCTCGGCACACCGAGGTGGCGCTGGTGACGACCCCGCGGCACAGAACACGCTCGCCGCGTTCGAGGCGGCCATCGGCGCCGGCTGCGACTTCGTGGAGTTCGACGTACGTCTGACTGCCGACGGGCGTCCGGTGATCTTCCACGACGCAGACCTCCCGGGCGAGGCCGGCGTCCGATCAATCGCCATGCACCGTCACGACGAGATCGCCGACGCGAATCTGGTCGACCTCGACGCCGTCCTCACCCTCATCCGCGGCCGAGTCAAGGCGCACGTTGACCTCAAGGTGCCCGGCGACGAGATCGCCCTCGTCGAGCGGATCGTGTCGGCGCTGGGCACCGACGACGTCATCATCACGACGGCCGAGGACTCGTCGGTGCGCCGACTCCGGCGATGGTCCCAAGAGCACGCTCCGGACCTGCTCGTCGGCCTGTCCTCCAGCCCTCGATCAGGGGCCACTCACTGGTTTGCGCGCAAGCGGGTTCAGCTGGAGTCCGCATTTCCGCGGCTGCGGATCCGGCTCAGCGGAGCCAATCTCGTGGTCGCCCACAAGACCGTGGCCCGGCTGTCACTCAAGGCGTACGCCCGCCGGCGGGGGCTGCCGCTGCTGGTGTGGACGGTCGACCGGCCCGACGAGCTCGAACGGTGGATGAACGACCCGGACGTGTGGACTGTGACGACGAACTACCCCGATCGCGCCTTCGCAGCGAGACACTAGGCGGGGACGCTGCTGCGCGAGCGGTTCGTCAGGCCTGGTCGAGCGGCAGCAGCGGAGAAAGGTCCGAACGCTCCCCCGACGCTCGCACCACGGCATCGGTCCAAGCCAGCCGGCCGCGGCCGAGCGCGATCCAGGTCGGCGCATCCATCTCGACGACGGCCGGCGGCGTGCCACGGGTGTGCCGCGCCCCGGCGATGCACTGGACCGCCGCGAACGGCGGAATCCGCACCTCGACGCTCGCGCCGGGTGCCTTGTCGACCAGCAGCGCCACAAGGTGCATCGTGGCCGCCTTGAGATCGGCCCGCGCCGGCTCCCCGGCATCCAGCCGGTCGCAGATGCGGACGAACTCATCATGCGACAGCGGCGTTGGCCGGCGTGCCATCAGGCGACGTGGGCGCCCAGGACCGCCGGGATCGTCGCCTGCCAGCCGGCCTTGAGCTCATCGATCGAAAGGCTGAGCTGGCCGGCGACCTCGATCGTCGTGCCACCGGTGCGACCGACCGATGCCAGCTCGACGCCGTGCTTTTCGGCCAGCGCAACGAACTCGTCATGGCGGCCTTCGGTCACGACGACCATGGCACGGGCCGAGGACTCGCTGAACAGCTCGACGAACGGTTCGTCCAGGTCGACCGTGACGCCGATGCCGTGGCGGAACGACGCCTCCGCGAGGGCCATCGCCAGGCCACCGTCGGAGAGATCGTGCGCCGACTCCACGACACTGGTCTTGGCGGCCTCGACCATCAGGTCGGCCAGCGCACGTTCGGCGGCCAGGTCCACGACCGGAGGACGCCCGCCGAGGTGCTGGTGGACGACATCGGCCCAGGTCGAGCCCGACAGCTCGTCCCGCGTCTCGCCCAGGACCAGCACGTGGCTGCCCTCGGCCGAGAAGCCCTGGGTGATCCGCAGACGTACGTCGTCGATGACGCCCAGGACGCCGACGACCGGCGTGGGCAGGATCGGGGTCTCGCCGGTCTGGTTGTAGAACGAGACATTGCCGCCGGTGACCGGGATGCCGAGCACCTCGCACGCGTCCTTCAGCCCGTGGGTGGCTTGCTCGAACTGCCACATGACGTCGGGATTCTCCGGCGAGCCGAAGTTGAGGCAGTCGGTGACCGCGAGCGGGAGCGCACCCGTGATCGCCACGTTGCGGTACGACTCCACGAGCGCGAGCTGGGCACCGACGTAGGGATCGAGCTTGGCAAACCGGCCGTTGCAGTCGGTCGAGACCGCGACGCCAAGGTTGGTCTGGTCGTCGATGCGGATCACGCCGGCGTCCTCGGGCTGGGCCAGCACCGTGTTGCCCTGGACATATCGGTCGTACTGATCGGTGACCCACGACTTGTCGGCCATGTTGGGCGAGGTCACGATGGCGATCACCTGGTCCCGGAGCTGGTCACCCGAGGTCGGCCTCGGCAGCTGCTCAGCGGCATCGGCCTGGAGCGCGTCCTGCCACTGCGGGCGCGCGTAGGGGCGGTCATAGGTCGGCCCGTCGTGTGCGACCGAGCGCGGCGGGACGTCGACGACGGTCTCGCCGTGCCAGTCGATGACCAGGTGGTCGCCGTCGGTGACCTCGCCGACGACGACGGCCTCGACGTCCCACTTGGCACAGATCGCCATGAAGGCGTCGAGGTGGTGCGGCTCCACGACGGCCATCATGCGTTCCTGCGACTCGCTCATGAGGATCTCCTCGGGCGAGAGCGTCGAGTCGCGCAGGGGCACGGTGTCGAGCTCGACGTGCATGCCGCCATCACCCGCGGAGGCCAGCTCGCTGGTCGCGCACGAGAGTCCTGCGCCGCCAAGGTCCTGGATGCCGTTGACGACCTCGGCGCGGAACAGCTCGAGTGTGCACTCGATCAGCAGCTTCTCCATGAACGGATCGCCGACCTGGACGGCCGGGCGCTTCGACGGCCCCGTCGACTCAAAGGTCTCGGACGCCAGGACCGAGACGCCGCCGATGCCGTCACCGCCGGTGCGCGCCCCGTAGAGCACGACCTTGTTGCCGACACCACTCGCGAACGCCAGGTGCAGGTCCTCGTGGCGCAGCACGCCGACGCAGAGCGCATTGACCAGCGGGTTGCCGACGTAGGTCGGGTCGAACACGACCTCGCCGCCGATGTTGGGCAGGCCCAGCATGTTGCCGTAACCACCCACGCCGGCCACGATGCCGGGCATGACCCGACGGGTGTCCTCGGCGTCCAGCGGGCCGAAGCGCAGCGGGTCCATGACCGCGACCGGTCGAGCGCCCATCGCGAGGATGTCGCGCACGATGCCACCCACGCCCGTCGCGGCGCCCTGATAGGGCTCGACGTAGGACGGGTGGTTGTGAGACTCGACCTTGAACGTCACGGCATAGCCCTGACCGATGTCGATCACGCCAGCGTTCTCACCTATGCCGGCGAGGGTCTTGCCCAGCGGGGTCTCCTGGGGCAGGTCACCAAACTTCTTGAGGTGCACCTTGGACGACTTGTAGGAGCAGTGCTCGCTCCACATCACGGAGTACATCGCAAGCTCAGCACCGGTCGGGCGACGACCGAGGATCTCGCGGATGCTGGCGTACTCCTCCTCGCGGAGGCCGAGCTCAGCCCACGGCTGGGCCTGCTGCGGGGTGCGGGTGGCGTGGAGGACGGTGTCGAGCTGGCGGGCTGCAGTCACAGCCGAATCCTATCGGTCCCTCCCCACGCCTCCGAATCCGTGGTGGCAGTCAGCGCCAGGCGCCGCGGGTGTGCTGCGGCGGGTACGGCGCTTCACGGTGCGACACCCCCAGCTCGTGGGCCGCGCGCAGCGGCCATGCCGGCTCCCTGATCGCCGCGCGGGCCAGCATCACGATGTCGGCGTCACCATCGACCAGCACCTGCTCGGCCTGGGCCGGGTCGGTGATCAGCCCGACGGCGGCGACCGGCAGCCCACTCACGCTGCGCACCTCACGCGCGAACGGGACTTGGTAGCCCGGACCGATGTCGATCTTCTGGTGGGCCACCGCGCCACCCGACGACACGTCGAGCAGATCGACGTCGTGCTGCTTGAGCACCGACCCGAGCTGAGCGGTCTCCTCGACGGTCCACCCACCGTCGGCCCAGTCCGAGGCCGACAGACGGACGAACACCGGCTTGTCCCACACCGCTCGGACCGCGTCGACGATCTCGACGACGAGCCGGGTCCGGTTGGCGAAGGACCCGCCGTACCGGTCGGTGCGCTGGTTGGCCAACGGAGAGAGGAACTCGTGGATCAGGTAGCCGTGAGCTCCATGGATCTCGACGACGTCGAAACCGGCGGCGTCAGCCCGTACCGCAGCGTCGGCGAAGGCCTGCGGCAGAGCGGCAACCTCCTGGGTCGCCAGCGCACGCGGCACGTCAAGACCCTCGAAGGCCAGCGCTGAAGGTCCTACCGGCTCCCAGCCCCCGACCTCGGCCGGAGCCGTGCCGGAGCCCTCGCTGAACGGCGACCACGTCGAGCCCTTGCGGCCGGCGTGCGCCAGCTGGATCGCGGCGATCGTGCCCTGGCTGCGGACGAAGTCGGTGATGCGACGCCACGGCTCGATGTGCTCGTCCGACCAGATGCCGGTGTCCTCGGGGCTGATCCGGCCCTCCGGCACGACGGCGGTCGCCTCGGTCACGACCAAGCCAAAGCCACCCATCGCGTGCTGCCCGAGGTTGACCAGGTGCCAGTCCGTCGGCATCCCGTCCCGCTCGAAACATGAGTACTGGCACATCGCCGCGAGCCAGATGCGGTTGCGCGCGGTCATGCCACGCAGGGTCAGGGGTTCGAAGAGAGCGGGCACGTCGGGTGCAACCGGCCGGACACCCGCGTCATTCCGTCAGAGCGCACCCAGGCCGTAGCGGATCATGAAGTCACGCTCGGCGTCGCGACCGCCCTCGGGATCTGGCACCGGGTTGGTCTCCTGCGACGTCACGGTGTCCGCCAGGCGTACACGCCTGGGGAGCTGCTTGAAGCGGTCCGGCTCCGTCATCGGGTGACCTCCGTCAGCGGCACGCCGGGATCAGCCAGCCGCTCGCGATCCACGGCGCGCCCGACAAGCGCACGCAGCGCGTCGTTGACGTCCCACACGTTGACGTTCATGCCCGCCCGGACGACGTCTTGCGCCAACCAGAACGCGATGAACTCCCCCGAGGCCAGGTCTCCCCGGATCACCACGGCATCGTCCGCGGAGGCGCGGCCGACGTACTCCATCCCCAGGTCGTACTGATCGGTGAAGAAGTACGGTTGCCAGTCGTACGTCCCGTCCTTGTCCAGCAGCGCACGGCCTGCCAGCACGCCCTGCCGGATCGCGTTGTCCCAGTGCTCGACCCGCACCGTGCGGCCGAGCGCCGTGTTGAAGGCCATGGCAACGTCACCGGCGGCGAAGATCACCGGGTCGGACGTTCGCAGGTGCGCATCGACGCAGATCCCGCCATCGACCTCAAGACCGGCCGCCTCGGCAAGCTGCGTGTTAGGACTGATACCGACCGCGACGACCACGACGTCGGCCGGCAGCACCTCATCACCCACCTGGACGCCGCTGACCCGACCCGCGGAGCCGATCAGCGCCGTGACGGAGACCGACGTCCGCACGTCGACGCCATGGCTGCGGTGCAGGTCGGCGAAGTATCCGCCCAGCTCATCGCCGAGCACCCGTCCGAGCGGCACGGCGGCGAACTCGCACACCGTGACGCGGGCACCCGCGGCCCGCGCTGCGGCCGCGGTCTCCAGACCGATCCAGCCGCCGCCGATG includes these proteins:
- a CDS encoding long-chain-fatty-acid--CoA ligase translates to MPVAIPPATYLPDFLAFRATEQPDQPCWIFGERTWTWAQAWETVGQAAGALAAEGVGRGDRVAILDKNNPAVLHILLGGCHIGAATTVVNWRLAGDELDYVINDCGATVVFVGHQLVDQFELVRDRLKHVEKVIIVGGEHDELEAWLAAATPMDRQAEVEPDDVCVVMYSSGTTGRPKGVQLSQHAMVEHSVNGLGDANYEDGDMLLVAMPMFHVGGCSYALLGPVVGAPGYIISEVDGALLAGGVMAGCTHVFLVPAVVAALVAAGPQVMGLFGKLKAFGYGAAPMPLPVLRAAMEAWPNTEFQQVYGMTEFGGVITVLNDAAHRDTAHPERLVSAGLPVDHAEMKIVDPVSLRDMPQGESGEVWFRTPQATIGYLGKPEATAELITADGWVRTGDLGRVDEDGFLFIEDRIKDMIITGGENVYSPEVERILAEHPAVAEIAIIGVPDDRWGEAVKAVVAFHPDQTATPEELIAFARERLAGYKAPSTIDIVEALPRNPSGKILKRDLRKPYWGDGRQV
- a CDS encoding glycerophosphodiester phosphodiesterase, encoding MALVSAHRGGAGDDPAAQNTLAAFEAAIGAGCDFVEFDVRLTADGRPVIFHDADLPGEAGVRSIAMHRHDEIADANLVDLDAVLTLIRGRVKAHVDLKVPGDEIALVERIVSALGTDDVIITTAEDSSVRRLRRWSQEHAPDLLVGLSSSPRSGATHWFARKRVQLESAFPRLRIRLSGANLVVAHKTVARLSLKAYARRRGLPLLVWTVDRPDELERWMNDPDVWTVTTNYPDRAFAARH
- a CDS encoding sterol carrier family protein, with the protein product MARRPTPLSHDEFVRICDRLDAGEPARADLKAATMHLVALLVDKAPGASVEVRIPPFAAVQCIAGARHTRGTPPAVVEMDAPTWIALGRGRLAWTDAVVRASGERSDLSPLLPLDQA
- the purL gene encoding phosphoribosylformylglycinamidine synthase subunit PurL — translated: MTAARQLDTVLHATRTPQQAQPWAELGLREEEYASIREILGRRPTGAELAMYSVMWSEHCSYKSSKVHLKKFGDLPQETPLGKTLAGIGENAGVIDIGQGYAVTFKVESHNHPSYVEPYQGAATGVGGIVRDILAMGARPVAVMDPLRFGPLDAEDTRRVMPGIVAGVGGYGNMLGLPNIGGEVVFDPTYVGNPLVNALCVGVLRHEDLHLAFASGVGNKVVLYGARTGGDGIGGVSVLASETFESTGPSKRPAVQVGDPFMEKLLIECTLELFRAEVVNGIQDLGGAGLSCATSELASAGDGGMHVELDTVPLRDSTLSPEEILMSESQERMMAVVEPHHLDAFMAICAKWDVEAVVVGEVTDGDHLVIDWHGETVVDVPPRSVAHDGPTYDRPYARPQWQDALQADAAEQLPRPTSGDQLRDQVIAIVTSPNMADKSWVTDQYDRYVQGNTVLAQPEDAGVIRIDDQTNLGVAVSTDCNGRFAKLDPYVGAQLALVESYRNVAITGALPLAVTDCLNFGSPENPDVMWQFEQATHGLKDACEVLGIPVTGGNVSFYNQTGETPILPTPVVGVLGVIDDVRLRITQGFSAEGSHVLVLGETRDELSGSTWADVVHQHLGGRPPVVDLAAERALADLMVEAAKTSVVESAHDLSDGGLAMALAEASFRHGIGVTVDLDEPFVELFSESSARAMVVVTEGRHDEFVALAEKHGVELASVGRTGGTTIEVAGQLSLSIDELKAGWQATIPAVLGAHVA
- a CDS encoding tRNA-dihydrouridine synthase, which translates into the protein MTARNRIWLAAMCQYSCFERDGMPTDWHLVNLGQHAMGGFGLVVTEATAVVPEGRISPEDTGIWSDEHIEPWRRITDFVRSQGTIAAIQLAHAGRKGSTWSPFSEGSGTAPAEVGGWEPVGPSALAFEGLDVPRALATQEVAALPQAFADAAVRADAAGFDVVEIHGAHGYLIHEFLSPLANQRTDRYGGSFANRTRLVVEIVDAVRAVWDKPVFVRLSASDWADGGWTVEETAQLGSVLKQHDVDLLDVSSGGAVAHQKIDIGPGYQVPFAREVRSVSGLPVAAVGLITDPAQAEQVLVDGDADIVMLARAAIREPAWPLRAAHELGVSHREAPYPPQHTRGAWR
- a CDS encoding NAD(P)/FAD-dependent oxidoreductase; the protein is MEIDGSIVVIGAGLAAAKAVESVRAEGFTGRITLIGDEAERPYERPALSKGHLQGSESSEELYVHPPGWLDEHDVTTMFGDAAASIERDARTVTSSSGVVVPYDRLLIATGASPRRLDLPGADLDGVLSLRTIADSSRLREAFTSARDVVIIGGGWIGLETAAAARAAGARVTVCEFAAVPLGRVLGDELGGYFADLHRSHGVDVRTSVSVTALIGSAGRVSGVQVGDEVLPADVVVVAVGISPNTQLAEAAGLEVDGGICVDAHLRTSDPVIFAAGDVAMAFNTALGRTVRVEHWDNAIRQGVLAGRALLDKDGTYDWQPYFFTDQYDLGMEYVGRASADDAVVIRGDLASGEFIAFWLAQDVVRAGMNVNVWDVNDALRALVGRAVDRERLADPGVPLTEVTR